In one Terriglobales bacterium genomic region, the following are encoded:
- a CDS encoding hydantoinase/oxoprolinase family protein, producing AANPSDAIVAALRKISPGAKPEVRHGTTVGTNTLLERKGARVAFVTTEGFEDTIAIGRQARPRLYDWFMVPDPALVPAELRFGVAERTSATGEILKSPGAKDLQDLVVSPAAARPDAIAVSLLFPFANVRNEQAVAGALRKLGLPISLSHEILPEFREYERASTVAVNAYLAPGMGRYISGLQQALEGEFAGGRLQVMQSSGGIVSAQVAAKEPVRTVLSGPAGGIVGAHAVARLAGFDKIIGFDMGGTSTDVALVEGAERLRTTSESVISGLPISVPMLDIHTVGAGGGSLARFDAGGILRVGPQSAGAAPGPICYGRGEKPTVTDANLALGRLDPDFFLGGEMSLDEPRARKYLAATKGPIASVEEFAAGIVRLAEAAMEKAIRVISVERGYDPRDFTLVSFGGAGPLHACALASALKIPRVLVPQMPGALSALGILMSDVVKDYSRTVMLGPDPAALEKHFRELERRGAKEMREENLKSVATRFADVRYAGQGFELSIPWSANFVQRFHQAHRRRYGYADERRRVEVVNLRVRVVASTEPVPFPKKKTVRGAAKQALVKHRRVVFDGRASKAPIYRRELLRPGDVFLGPAIVAEYSATTVLPPGCRASVDQRQNIVIEVK from the coding sequence CAGCGGCCAATCCGTCGGATGCAATCGTTGCCGCGCTCCGGAAAATCAGCCCCGGCGCAAAGCCGGAAGTCCGCCATGGAACCACTGTCGGCACCAACACCTTGCTGGAGCGCAAAGGAGCGCGTGTGGCTTTCGTTACCACCGAGGGTTTCGAAGACACGATCGCGATCGGACGTCAGGCGCGCCCGCGCTTGTACGACTGGTTCATGGTTCCGGATCCCGCGCTGGTGCCCGCGGAGTTGCGCTTTGGCGTCGCCGAACGAACCTCGGCAACTGGCGAAATTCTGAAATCTCCCGGCGCCAAGGACCTGCAAGACCTCGTGGTCTCGCCGGCAGCAGCGCGGCCCGACGCCATTGCCGTTTCCCTCCTCTTTCCCTTCGCGAACGTCCGCAACGAACAGGCTGTCGCTGGCGCGTTGCGCAAGCTCGGCTTGCCCATTTCGCTCTCACACGAGATTCTTCCCGAATTCCGCGAGTATGAGCGCGCCTCCACCGTCGCTGTCAATGCCTATCTCGCCCCAGGAATGGGACGCTACATCAGCGGACTGCAGCAGGCGCTTGAGGGTGAGTTTGCCGGCGGCCGTTTGCAAGTCATGCAATCCTCGGGCGGAATCGTGTCGGCCCAGGTAGCGGCGAAAGAGCCGGTGAGAACCGTCTTGTCAGGCCCCGCCGGCGGCATCGTGGGGGCGCACGCGGTGGCGAGACTGGCGGGCTTCGACAAAATCATTGGCTTTGACATGGGCGGCACTTCGACCGACGTCGCGTTGGTGGAGGGCGCCGAGAGGCTCCGCACCACCAGCGAGTCCGTCATCTCTGGCCTGCCGATTAGCGTACCTATGCTCGACATTCACACCGTCGGCGCGGGCGGCGGATCGCTGGCGCGCTTCGACGCCGGCGGTATATTGCGCGTGGGGCCACAGTCAGCTGGCGCCGCTCCTGGGCCAATCTGCTATGGCCGTGGCGAGAAACCCACCGTTACCGACGCCAATCTCGCGCTCGGACGCCTCGATCCCGATTTCTTTCTTGGCGGCGAGATGTCGCTCGATGAACCGCGTGCGCGCAAGTATCTGGCTGCCACCAAGGGACCGATTGCCTCCGTCGAGGAATTTGCGGCTGGAATTGTTCGCCTGGCGGAAGCGGCAATGGAGAAGGCCATCCGCGTCATCTCCGTCGAGCGCGGATACGATCCGCGCGATTTTACCCTCGTCAGCTTCGGCGGCGCTGGACCGCTGCATGCCTGCGCGCTGGCCAGTGCGTTGAAGATTCCACGCGTGCTGGTGCCGCAAATGCCGGGCGCGCTGTCAGCCCTGGGGATCCTGATGTCCGACGTGGTCAAGGATTACTCGCGCACCGTCATGCTCGGCCCCGATCCCGCGGCTTTGGAAAAGCACTTCCGCGAACTGGAACGGCGTGGCGCGAAAGAAATGCGGGAGGAAAACCTGAAGTCGGTTGCCACGCGTTTTGCCGACGTGCGTTATGCGGGACAAGGGTTTGAATTGAGCATCCCGTGGTCTGCAAACTTTGTGCAACGCTTCCATCAGGCGCACCGGCGCCGCTACGGATATGCTGACGAGCGGCGGCGCGTCGAGGTCGTTAACCTGCGTGTACGCGTGGTCGCCTCCACCGAACCGGTACCGTTCCCTAAGAAAAAGACGGTGCGCGGCGCGGCGAAACAAGCTCTCGTCAAGCACCGCCGTGTCGTGTTTGACGGCCGCGCCTCGAAAGCCCCGATTTACAGGCGTGAACTCTTGCGGCCCGGCGACGTCTTTCTCGGGCCGGCGATCGTCGCCGAGTACAGCGCCACGACCGTGCTGCCGCCGGGCTGCCGTGCCAGCGTGGACCAACGTCAGAACATCGTGATCGAGGTGAAGTGA